The following are encoded together in the Glycine soja cultivar W05 chromosome 5, ASM419377v2, whole genome shotgun sequence genome:
- the LOC114412334 gene encoding bystin-like, with protein MGKRKERIQNPEPFDPYGADPAKTKKRSKAPKRHQQEEQFIAPKLSSKIMKQALIQQKEEEKEEAPENNAANLFEEVPDVEEDGGDDIDDFAGFSETQSQFAEYDEEINEEDERLMEAFALKEPGQQKTLADLIVQRIKEKDASVASENRPVPKLDNSIIDIYKGVGTHLSRYTIGKIPKAFKHIPSMQLWEEVLYITEPENWSPNALYQATRIFASNFGAKKAERFYKLVLLPRVREDIRKNKRLHFALYQTLKKALYKPAAFFKGILFSLCESRTCTLREAVIIGSIIEKVSIPPLHSSVALLKLSGMEYCGTTSYFIKLLLEKKYALPYRVVDAVVAHFTRFLNETRIMPVIWHQSLLAFVQRYKNELQKEDKDRLRNLLEKQKHKLVTPEISRELDHSRNRGEKEEDLMSISSPVYVINKTIEEDRFDIPDVPMEED; from the exons ATGGGGAAGCGTAAGGAGCGGATTCAGAACCCGGAACCCTTCGATCCGTACGGCGCCGACCCCGCGAAAACGAAGAAGCGCTCGAAGGCGCCGAAGCGGCACCAGCAGGAGGAGCAGTTCATCGCTCCCAAACTCAGCTCCAAGATCATGAAGCAGGCGCTAATCCAGcagaaggaggaggagaaggaggaggcgCCCGAGAACAACGCCGCAAATTTATTCGAAGAGGTTCCGGATGTCGAGGAAGACGGCGGCGACGACATCGACGACTTTGCCGGGTTCTCCGAAACGCAGAGTCAGTTCGCCGAATATGAT GAGGAAATTAATGAGGAGGATGAGAGACTAATGGAAGCATTTGCATTGAAGGAGCCTGGTCAGCAGAAAACACTTGCTGACCTCATTGtccaaagaataaaagaaaaggatgCGTCTGTTGCTTCAG AAAATCGACCCGTTCCAAAATTGGATAACTCCATAATTGACATATACAAGGG GGTTGGGACTCATCTCAGCAGATATACAATAGGCAAAATACCCAAGGCATTCAAACACATTCCCTCTATGCAACTTTGGGAGGAGGTCTTGTATATAACCGAACCTGAGAATTGGTCTCCAAATGCTCTTTATCAAGCCACTAGGATTTTTGCTTCTAATTTTGGTGCAAAAAAGGCAGAGCGCTTCTACAAGCTTGTGTTGCTTCCAAGAGTGAGAGAAGATATAAGGAAGAACAAACGGCTGCATTTTGCTTTATATCAAACTCTGAAAAAGGCTTTGTACAAACCTGCTGCATTCTTTAAGGGCATACTGTTTTCACTATGCGAG TCACGCACTTGCACTCTTAGGGAAGCAGTCATCATAGGAAGCATTATAGAAAAGGTTTCTATTCCTCCACTTCATTCAAG TGTTGCGCTATTGAAGCTTTCTGGAATGGAATATTGTGGCACCACAAG CTATTTCATAAAGCTTCTTCTGGAGAAAAAATATGCTTTGCCATATCGTGTGGTTGATGCAGTTGTTGCTCATTTTACAAGATTTCTCAATGAAACCAGGATAATGCCTGTTATATGGCACCAGTCACTTCTTGCTTTTGTGCAGAG GTACAAAAATGAGCTGCAGAAGGAAGATAAGGATAGATTAAGGAATCTACTGGAAAAGCAAAAACATAAATTG GTTACACCTGAAATTAGTAGAGAGCTAGACCACAGCCGCAACCGAGGTGAAAAGGAGGAAGATCTTATGTCAATTT CCAGTCCAGTATATGTGATAAACAAGACTATTGAAGAAGATAGATTTGACATTCCAGATGTACCAATGGAGGAGG